In Lycium ferocissimum isolate CSIRO_LF1 chromosome 11, AGI_CSIRO_Lferr_CH_V1, whole genome shotgun sequence, a single genomic region encodes these proteins:
- the LOC132037645 gene encoding BTB/POZ domain and ankyrin repeat-containing protein NPR1 isoform X2: MKPHSKEIPVHRCILSARSSFLKNVFSGKERQTEVVLKELMKECVEVSYDGVVNVLAYLYSGKVRELPKDLCVCVDNECFHVACRPAVGFLVEVLYASFTFQISELVYKFQRHLLDILDKAAADDVMMVLSVANICGKACERLLSSCVDIIVKSNVDIITLDKALPHDIVKQITDSRTELGLQGPESNDFPDKHVKRIHRALESDDVELLRMLLKEGHTTLDDAYALHYAVAYCDAKTTAELLDLALADVNHRNRRGYTVLHVAAMRKEPKIIVSLLTKGARPSDLTSDGRKALQIAKRLTRLVDFTKPTEEGKSAPKDRLCIEILEQAERRDPLLGEASLSLAMAGDDLRMKLLYLENRVGLAKLLFPMEAKVAMDIAQVDGSSEFPLASIGKNMANAQRTTVDLNEAPFKIKEEHLNRLKALSRTVELGKRFFPRCSEVLNKIMDADDLSEIAYMGNDTPEERQLKKQRYLELQEILTKAFTEDKEEFAKTNNLSSSCSSTSKGVDKPNKPPFRK; the protein is encoded by the exons AGCGAGGAGTTCATTTCTTAAGAATGTGTTTAGTGGGAAAGAGAGGCAAACGGAGGTAGTATTGAAGGAATTGATGAAAGAGTGTGTTGAAGTGAGTTATGATGGTGTTGTGAATGTGTTGGCTTATTTGTATAGTGGGAAAGTAAGGGAGTTACCTAAAGATTTGTGTGTTTGTGTGGACAATGAGTGTTTTCATGTAGCTTGTAGACCAGCTGTGGGTTTCTTGGTTGAGGTTTTGTATGCTTCTTTTACCTTTCAGATCTCTGAATTGGTCTACAAGTTTCAG AGACACCTATTGGATATTCTTGACAAAGCTGCAGCAGACGATGTAATGATGGTTTTATCTGTTGCAAACATTTGCGGTAAAGCATGTGAGAGATTGCTTTCAAGCTGTGTTGATATTATTGTCAAGTCTAATGTTGATATCATAACCCTTGATAAGGCCTTGCCTCATGACATCGTAAAACAAATTACTGATTCACGCACTGAACTTGGTCTACAAGGGCCTGAAAGCAATGATTTTCCTGACAAACATGTTAAGAGGATACATAGGGCATTGGAATCTGATGATGTCGAATTACTAAGGATGTTGCTAAAAGAGGGGCATACTACTCTTGATGATGCATATGCTCTTCACTATGCTGTAGCATATTGCGATGCAAAGACTACAGCAGAACTTTTAGATCTTGCACTTGCTGATGTTAATCATCGAAATCGTCGAGGATACACGGTACTTCATGTTGCTGCAATGAGGAAAGAGCCTAAAATTATAGTGTCCCTTTTAACCAAAGGAGCTAGACCTTCTGATCTGACATCAGATGGCAGAAAAGCACTTCAAATTGCCAAGAGGCTTACTAGGCTTGTGGATTTTACTAAGCCTACGGAGGAAGGAAAATCCGCTCCTAAGGATCGGTTATGTATTGAGATTCTGGAGCAAGCAGAAAGAAGAGATCCACTACTAGGAGAAGCTTCATTATCTCTTGCTATGGCAGGCGATGATTTGCGTATGAAGCTATTATACCTTGAAAATAGAG TTGGTCTGGCTAAACTCCTTTTCCCCATGGAAGCAAAAGTTGCAATGGACATTGCTCAAGTTGATGGCTCGTCTGAGTTCCCACTGGCTAGCATTGGCAAGAACATGGCTAATGCACAGAGGACTACAGTGGATCTGAACGAGGCTCCTTTTAAGATAAAAGAGGAGCACTTGAATCGGCTTAAGGCGCTCTCTAGAACTG TGGAACTTGGAAAGCGCTTCTTTCCACGTTGTTCAGAAGTTCTAAATAAGATCATGGATGCTGATGACTTGTCGGAGATAGCTTACATGGGAAATGATACGCCAGAAGAGCGACAACTGAAGAAGCAAAGGTACTTGGAACTTCAGGAAATTCTGACTAAAGCATTCACCGAGGATAAAGAAGAATTTGCTAAGACTAACAACCTCTCCTCATCTTGTTCTTCTACATCTAAGGGAGTAGATAAGCCCAATAAGCCCCCTTTTAGGAAATAG
- the LOC132037646 gene encoding heat stress transcription factor A-7a-like, translating to MEQETMGDQNTMVNDGGNNNGLVCIKEEPVLFVDEDDIISVPKPLEGLRDVGPPPFLKKTFEMVDDPNTDSIISWSNTEASFVVWDPHQFSIHLLPKHFKHNNFSSFIRQLNTYRFRKIDSDRWEFANEGFQKGKKHLLINIKRRKQYPQQGVSTAKSWLTSCKDNETETELEKLKKDQNTLQMEITRLKQQQENTDNYLATVKERLMNTETRQKYMVIFMAKAFKNPLFVQHLMEKIKQRRTLENGGSVAKKRRLACGTIEDGDENSLQEEFTTIKSEMHTLFSSEDSNSPGLEEQKTKGNGSPAMVSENYILWEKLMEDDMIYENNGGETDKYQSEIVLELEDLIAKPPEWKCMC from the exons ATGGAACAAGAGACAATGGGAGACCAAAACACCATGGTGAATGATGGTGGCAATAATAATGGACTAGTATGTATTAAAGAAGAACCAGTGttatttgttgatgaagatgacaTTATTTCAGTGCCAAAACCATTAGAGGGGTTACGTGATGTGGGTCCACCACCATTCTTGAAGAAGACATTTGAAATGGTGGATGATCCTAATACTGACTCTATAATCTCATGGAGTAATACTGAAGCTAGTTTTGTTGTTTGGGATCCTCATCAGTTCTCTATTCATCTCCTACCTAAACACTTTAAGCATAATAACTTTTCTAGCTTCATCCGCCAGCTTAATACCTAT CGTTTCAGGAAAATTGATTCAGACAGATGGGAATTTGCAAATGAGGGGTTTCAGAAAGGGAAGAAACATTTGCTGATAAATATCAAGAGGAGAAAGCAGTATCCTCAGCAAGGTGTATCGACAGCAaaatcttggctaacttcttgCAAGGATAATGAAACTGAGACAGAATTAGAAAAGCTGAAAAAGGATCAAAACACATTGCAGATGGAAATCACAAGActaaaacaacaacaagagAACACAGACAACTATTTAGCTACTGTGAAAGAGAGGTTAATGAATACTGAGACTAGGCAAAAATATATGGTTATCTTTATGGCAAAAGCATTCAAGAATCCTCTCTTTGTTCAACACCTTATGGAGAAGATTAAACAGAGAAGGACTTTAGAGAATGGCGGTAGCGTCGCGAAAAAGAGGAGGTTGGCTTGTGGAACCATAGAGGATGGTGATGAAAATAGTCTTCAAGAGGAATTCACAACAATTAAGTCTGAAATGCACACTCTGTTTTCATCCGAAGATTCAAACAGTCCAGGACTTGAGGAACAAAAAACTAAGGGGAATGGTAGCCCAGCTATGGTATCTGAGAACTATATATTGTGGGAAAAGCTGATGgaagatgatatgatatatgagaATAATGGAGGAGAAACAGATAAATATCAAAGTGAGATTGTTCTTGAACTTGAGGATTTGATCGCGAAGCCGCCAGAGTGGAAGTGTATGTGCTAG